From one Triticum aestivum cultivar Chinese Spring chromosome 4B, IWGSC CS RefSeq v2.1, whole genome shotgun sequence genomic stretch:
- the LOC123090979 gene encoding serine carboxypeptidase-like 2 isoform X6, whose protein sequence is MPAKLLRTPTARRRHHLPVLHLVAVLLLVPLSRPASASASTVVTHLPGFDGPLPFYLETGYVGVEEETGAELFYYFAKSERSPGTDPVILWLTGGPRCSGFSGFAFEVGPVKYVRAPYTGVLPRLVQNPLSWTKMASIIFLDSPVCSGFSYARDPKGCDVGDYSSSLQVQRFLNKWFTHHPQYLSNPFYLGGDSYAGKVIPLIATYMSQGTEKRDQPLINLKGYLIGNPITEPKFDKNFQVQGAHGFGIISDQIYELISEIADAHVLYKKCVVAIPEPIDDAIRRKFLLEESIEPNEAPGRPTVDCFTYGYYLAYLWMNNKMTRDALRIKEGTVGEWVRCKKEVPYTQDMPSSIPYHRNLTTRGYRALVYSGDHDLQVPQLSTQAWIRSLNFSIVDDWRAWHLDGQAAGFTITYANKLTFATVKGGGHTAPEYQPEECFAMAQRWLDNKPL, encoded by the exons ATGCCCGCCAAGCTTCTCCGGACGCCCACCGCCCGGCGACGCCACCACTTGCCGGTGCTGCATCTCGTTGCCGTCCTCCTGCTTGTGCCGCTCTCACGGCCGGCCTCGGCGTCGGCGTCGACGGTGGTCACCCACCTGCCAGGATTCGATGGCCCTCTCCCCTTCTACCTCGAAACCGG ATACGTGGGCGTGGAGGAGGAGACCGGGGCGGAGCTCTTCTACTACTTCGCCAAGTCGGAGCGGAGCCCCGGCACCGACCCCGTCATCCTGTGGCTCACCGGCGGGCCTCGCTGCTCGGGCTTCAGCGGCTTCGCCTTCGAAGTTG GCCCCGTAAAGTATGTGCGGGCGCCGTACACTGGAGTTTTGCCGCGGCTGGTACAGAACCCGCTGTCATGGACCAAG ATGGCGAGCATCATCTTCCTGGATTCGCCCGTCTGCTCGGGCTTCTCGTATGCTCGTGACCCCAAAGGCTGCGATGTCGGAGACTACTCGTCCTCTCTGCAAGTCCAAAGATTCCTGAATAAG TGGTTCACTCATCACCCGCAGTACCTTTCAAATCCTTTCTACCTTGGAGGAGATTCATACGCTGGAAAGGTGATTCCACTTATTGCAACATACATGTCACAAG GAACTGAAAAAAGGGACCAGCCTCTCATTAATCTCAAG GGCTACCTGATCGGCAATCCTATAACAGAACCAAAGTTCGATAAAAATTTCCAAGTTCAAGGGGCTCATGGCTTTGGGATAATATCTGACCAAATATATGAG CTCATTTCTGAAATCGCAGATGCACATGTCTTGTATAAAAAATGTGTCGTCGCCATTCCAGAGCCCATAGATGATGCCATAAGAAGAAAATTCCTGCTAGAAGAATCAATCGAGCCAAATGAAGCGCCTGGTCGACCTACCGTCGATTGTTTT ACATACGGTTACTACCTGGCATACTTGTGGATGAACAACAAGATGACTAGAGATGCTCTCAGGATCAAGGAG GGAACAGTTGGCGAGTGGGTGAGATGCAAAAAAGAAGTCCCCTACACACAGGACATGCCAAGCAGCATACCGTACCATCGCAATCTCACCACAAGAGGTTACCGTGCACTTGTGTACAG CGGAGACCATGATCTCCAGGTGCCTCAGCTCAGTACGCAGGCGTGGATAAGATCTTTGAACTTCTCCATTGTCGATGACTGGAGGGCATGGCATCTCGACGGCCAGGCTGCAGG ATTTACCATCACATATGCAAATAAGTTGACCTTTGCAACAGTAAAG GGTGGAGGTCATACTGCTCCAGAGTACCAGCCTGAAGAATGCTTTGCCATGGCCCAAAGGTGGCTTGACAACAAGCCACTCTGA
- the LOC123090979 gene encoding serine carboxypeptidase-like 7 isoform X4, with amino-acid sequence MPAKLLRTPTARRRHHLPVLHLVAVLLLVPLSRPASASASTVVTHLPGFDGPLPFYLETGYVGVEEETGAELFYYFAKSERSPGTDPVILWLTGGPRCSGFSGFAFEVGPVKYVRAPYTGVLPRLVQNPLSWTKMASIIFLDSPVCSGFSYARDPKGCDVGDYSSSLQVQRFLNKWFTHHPQYLSNPFYLGGDSYAGKVIPLIATYMSQGTEKRDQPLINLKGYLIGNPITEPKFDKNFQVQGAHGFGIISDQIYEAAMKNCKGNYVNPTNQLCAEVLETVDSLISEIADAHVLYKKCVVAIPEPIDDAIRRKFLLEESIEPNEAPGRPTVDCFTYGYYLAYLWMNNKMTRDALRIKEGTVGEWVRCKKEVPYTQDMPSSIPYHRNLTTRGYRALVYSGDHDLQVPQLSTQAWIRSLNFSIVDDWRAWHLDGQAAGFTITYANKLTFATVKGGGHTAPEYQPEECFAMAQRWLDNKPL; translated from the exons ATGCCCGCCAAGCTTCTCCGGACGCCCACCGCCCGGCGACGCCACCACTTGCCGGTGCTGCATCTCGTTGCCGTCCTCCTGCTTGTGCCGCTCTCACGGCCGGCCTCGGCGTCGGCGTCGACGGTGGTCACCCACCTGCCAGGATTCGATGGCCCTCTCCCCTTCTACCTCGAAACCGG ATACGTGGGCGTGGAGGAGGAGACCGGGGCGGAGCTCTTCTACTACTTCGCCAAGTCGGAGCGGAGCCCCGGCACCGACCCCGTCATCCTGTGGCTCACCGGCGGGCCTCGCTGCTCGGGCTTCAGCGGCTTCGCCTTCGAAGTTG GCCCCGTAAAGTATGTGCGGGCGCCGTACACTGGAGTTTTGCCGCGGCTGGTACAGAACCCGCTGTCATGGACCAAG ATGGCGAGCATCATCTTCCTGGATTCGCCCGTCTGCTCGGGCTTCTCGTATGCTCGTGACCCCAAAGGCTGCGATGTCGGAGACTACTCGTCCTCTCTGCAAGTCCAAAGATTCCTGAATAAG TGGTTCACTCATCACCCGCAGTACCTTTCAAATCCTTTCTACCTTGGAGGAGATTCATACGCTGGAAAGGTGATTCCACTTATTGCAACATACATGTCACAAG GAACTGAAAAAAGGGACCAGCCTCTCATTAATCTCAAG GGCTACCTGATCGGCAATCCTATAACAGAACCAAAGTTCGATAAAAATTTCCAAGTTCAAGGGGCTCATGGCTTTGGGATAATATCTGACCAAATATATGAG GCTGCAATGAAAAACTGCAAAGGAAATTATGTAAACCCCACGAATCAACTGTGTGCTGAGGTGCTAGAAACTGTAGACAGT CTCATTTCTGAAATCGCAGATGCACATGTCTTGTATAAAAAATGTGTCGTCGCCATTCCAGAGCCCATAGATGATGCCATAAGAAGAAAATTCCTGCTAGAAGAATCAATCGAGCCAAATGAAGCGCCTGGTCGACCTACCGTCGATTGTTTT ACATACGGTTACTACCTGGCATACTTGTGGATGAACAACAAGATGACTAGAGATGCTCTCAGGATCAAGGAG GGAACAGTTGGCGAGTGGGTGAGATGCAAAAAAGAAGTCCCCTACACACAGGACATGCCAAGCAGCATACCGTACCATCGCAATCTCACCACAAGAGGTTACCGTGCACTTGTGTACAG CGGAGACCATGATCTCCAGGTGCCTCAGCTCAGTACGCAGGCGTGGATAAGATCTTTGAACTTCTCCATTGTCGATGACTGGAGGGCATGGCATCTCGACGGCCAGGCTGCAGG ATTTACCATCACATATGCAAATAAGTTGACCTTTGCAACAGTAAAG GGTGGAGGTCATACTGCTCCAGAGTACCAGCCTGAAGAATGCTTTGCCATGGCCCAAAGGTGGCTTGACAACAAGCCACTCTGA
- the LOC123090979 gene encoding serine carboxypeptidase-like 7 isoform X2, with amino-acid sequence MPAKLLRTPTARRRHHLPVLHLVAVLLLVPLSRPASASASTVVTHLPGFDGPLPFYLETGYVGVEEETGAELFYYFAKSERSPGTDPVILWLTGGPRCSGFSGFAFEVGPVKYVRAPYTGVLPRLVQNPLSWTKMASIIFLDSPVCSGFSYARDPKGCDVGDYSSSLQVQRFLNKWFTHHPQYLSNPFYLGGDSYAGKVIPLIATYMSQGTEKRDQPLINLKGYLIGNPITEPKFDKNFQVQGAHGFGIISDQIYEAAMKNCKGNYVNPTNQLCAEVLETVDSLISEIADAHVLYKKCVVAIPEPIDDAIRRKFLLEESIEPNEAPGRPTVDCFTYGYYLAYLWMNNKMTRDALRIKEGTVGEWVRCKKEVPYTQDMPSSIPYHRNLTTRGYRALVYSGDHDLQVPQLSTQAWIRSLNFSIVDDWRAWHLDGQAAGFTITYANKLTFATVKVILFSSFRSCFLSIEPLCHSCNRAHNRLLVQGGGHTAPEYQPEECFAMAQRWLDNKPL; translated from the exons ATGCCCGCCAAGCTTCTCCGGACGCCCACCGCCCGGCGACGCCACCACTTGCCGGTGCTGCATCTCGTTGCCGTCCTCCTGCTTGTGCCGCTCTCACGGCCGGCCTCGGCGTCGGCGTCGACGGTGGTCACCCACCTGCCAGGATTCGATGGCCCTCTCCCCTTCTACCTCGAAACCGG ATACGTGGGCGTGGAGGAGGAGACCGGGGCGGAGCTCTTCTACTACTTCGCCAAGTCGGAGCGGAGCCCCGGCACCGACCCCGTCATCCTGTGGCTCACCGGCGGGCCTCGCTGCTCGGGCTTCAGCGGCTTCGCCTTCGAAGTTG GCCCCGTAAAGTATGTGCGGGCGCCGTACACTGGAGTTTTGCCGCGGCTGGTACAGAACCCGCTGTCATGGACCAAG ATGGCGAGCATCATCTTCCTGGATTCGCCCGTCTGCTCGGGCTTCTCGTATGCTCGTGACCCCAAAGGCTGCGATGTCGGAGACTACTCGTCCTCTCTGCAAGTCCAAAGATTCCTGAATAAG TGGTTCACTCATCACCCGCAGTACCTTTCAAATCCTTTCTACCTTGGAGGAGATTCATACGCTGGAAAGGTGATTCCACTTATTGCAACATACATGTCACAAG GAACTGAAAAAAGGGACCAGCCTCTCATTAATCTCAAG GGCTACCTGATCGGCAATCCTATAACAGAACCAAAGTTCGATAAAAATTTCCAAGTTCAAGGGGCTCATGGCTTTGGGATAATATCTGACCAAATATATGAG GCTGCAATGAAAAACTGCAAAGGAAATTATGTAAACCCCACGAATCAACTGTGTGCTGAGGTGCTAGAAACTGTAGACAGT CTCATTTCTGAAATCGCAGATGCACATGTCTTGTATAAAAAATGTGTCGTCGCCATTCCAGAGCCCATAGATGATGCCATAAGAAGAAAATTCCTGCTAGAAGAATCAATCGAGCCAAATGAAGCGCCTGGTCGACCTACCGTCGATTGTTTT ACATACGGTTACTACCTGGCATACTTGTGGATGAACAACAAGATGACTAGAGATGCTCTCAGGATCAAGGAG GGAACAGTTGGCGAGTGGGTGAGATGCAAAAAAGAAGTCCCCTACACACAGGACATGCCAAGCAGCATACCGTACCATCGCAATCTCACCACAAGAGGTTACCGTGCACTTGTGTACAG CGGAGACCATGATCTCCAGGTGCCTCAGCTCAGTACGCAGGCGTGGATAAGATCTTTGAACTTCTCCATTGTCGATGACTGGAGGGCATGGCATCTCGACGGCCAGGCTGCAGG ATTTACCATCACATATGCAAATAAGTTGACCTTTGCAACAGTAAAGGTGATCTTGTTTTCCTCTTTTAGATCATGCTTCTTGTCCATTGAACCATTATGTCATAGCTGTAATAGAGCTCATAATCGCTTGCTTGTGCAGGGTGGAGGTCATACTGCTCCAGAGTACCAGCCTGAAGAATGCTTTGCCATGGCCCAAAGGTGGCTTGACAACAAGCCACTCTGA